The DNA region GAGCAATTTTTGCAGAACTATTAACCCGCCAGTGATCTGATGGCCGACACCGTTCCTCTTCAATTTTCCCGCCTCTCCGATGACGAGATGCGTTCCCGTGCCAGTGAGTTTTCAGACCATCTGCGTCAGCGCCGAACGGTTCGTGACTTTTCGGCGGATCCGATTCCAGACGGGGTGCTTGATGCGTGCTTGTTGGCAGCAGGCAGCGCGCCAAATGGAGCCAACTTACAACCGTGGCACTTCGCTGTGGTGCGGAGTCCGGATGTGAAGCGTCGCATCCGCGAGGCGGCCGAGGAAGAGGAGCGTGAGTTCTACGGTGGCCGTGCACCTCAGGAGTGGCTCGATACGCTGGCGCATCTCGGAACCAATGCCGAGAAACCATTTTTGGAGACGGCCCCGGCATTGATCGCGGTTTTCCAGCAAAGCAAGACCACCGATGAGCAGGGGAGGGAGAGCAAGACCTATTACCCCAAGGAGTCTGTTGGTTTGGCGACAGGCTTTCTCATAGCCGCGCTCCACCAGGCTGGACTCGCAACGCTCACTCACACGCCCAGCCCGATGAACTTTCTCAACGAAATCCTCAAGCGTCCAGCTACAGAGAAGCCGTTCTTACTCCTCGTTGTTGGCTATCCGGCGGAGAACTGCCGCGTGCCGGACATCAAGAAGAAGCCTCTCGATGAGATTCGTTCGGTGCATTGAATGAGGGGGAGGATAGCTGCGCTGATGTGCGCCCTTTTGGGAGTGCTGTGAGAATCACTGCCTTTGATTGCAGGCGGAGCCGAGGGCGAGACCTGCGGGGAGGGCAGCGAAGCGGGCGGTGTTCGTTTTGAGCGAAATGCATGGAAATGCGGAACGCTGCGTTCAACCTCAAGAGTGAGGTTGCTCCATCGAATCCCGTGAAACGATGCGAAGCGCTTGAGGGACGGCATTCCAGCCGTCTGAGCGGTGTGGTATGTTTGCATCGCCACGAGAAATACAAGAAGCCACTCAGAGTGAGCAGTGCTCGCTGCGCTCGGAGCGGAGATTGTCGACAGGAATGTCGCCCCACCTGCGAGTGCCCGTTTTAGTTCATTGAAAACTGAACACTAGCAAGCCAGCAGACTTCCTCAGGCTTCGCCAGGACAATGAATGCACTGAACGCGCGGTGGCAGCCGAACTACATTCTCATCCAGTAGGAACCGCGTGCTAATCATGCCGGGATCCGGTAGATGCACGCCCTACTGGATTGCCTGCGGCTCTGCAGAGAGGCTTCGCGATGTGAAGGGGCGCGCTGAACGCGCAGTGGCAGTCGAACAGCGTTCTCATCCAGTAGGAACCGCGTGCATAGATGCACGCCCTACTGGATTCGAACCAGTGACCTACGGATTAGAAGTCCGTTGCTCTATCCAGCTGAGCTAAGGGCGCGTCTGATGAGGCTTGCAACAAGGCTTGCAATACCGGCATGAGGTTCACCGAAAATCGGCCGATCGCAAGTCAAAAGGCGGAATCGGGGAGGATGGTAGTGGCTTGGGTGGTCAACTGGCGGTCGTTGGCCGGGGCGTAGGTCAATACTTGATGGTGGCTTCGTGATCCACGCTCGCTCCATTGGAGACTCGTGCGACATGGGTGACGCCCCAAGTCACCACGTTGCGAAGTTTTGCGCGGCTTCCTTTTGAGGTGAGCTTTACCAGCGAGGTGCCGTTTGTCGCGCGCACGTTGTGTAACTCTATTTCGAATGGTGTGCGTTGGTAGCGGCGCATTCCGTTGCCTCGCACGCCTCTGCCAAAGTCTTCTAAGACCAGGTTGCGGCCGATGAACGGTCCTTGGTGGTTCATCTGGACGACCTTGTCTTCCGCATTGCGGGCACCTCCATGTTGCCACGTCACCCGCGGGCCTTTCACTGTTACAGCATCTTCTCCTACGTCCTCGAAAACCACATTTTCGAGTGTGTTGTCGCCGTAGCAGTGGATCCCATCGGCGCCGGGGGCGGCAATGATGACATTGCTCACTGAAGCGCCGCTTGCTAGTTCGATCACCGGACGTTGGTCTTCTCTTTGGCTGCCGTCGCCAAGGTCCATCGGGATGAGCCGTATCCCTTGGAAGTCCACGTGGCGGCCGCGATTGATGAATATCGTGTCGGTGACGACGACGTCGCGGGTGGCTTCGGGGACGTGTAGTGCAGCAGGGGGAGGGGCGTCGCCAGTGTGGTTGGAGAATCCACCACCGGTCGAGCTGATGTGGGCGAGGGCGTAGACTGCAGCCGCTCCCGCGACAACGGCGAGGGCGGTCCGGCGGGCTGTAAGTTTGCTGAATTGTTTGGGCGATGGAGGCACCGTCTAAGGAGGCGGCTGAGGCTGCTGCGTCAAGTGAGAAGAGTCGCGCTCTCCATCTGATTGGCAGTCATCATCTCAGTACTTGTAGACCTCGCCCTGGTCGGATTTGGCACCGTTGGATTTGCTAACCAAGTTGCGGACGTCCCACGTGACGACGTCATCCAATTTTGCGCGGCTGCCTTTCGAGGTGATCTTGACCAACGAGCCGCCGTTCACTGCGCGGACGTGGTAGAGCTCGATCTTGAAGGGTGTGTTGCGGTGCTTTTTCGCGCCGTTGCCGCGCACAGCTCTGCCGAAGTCTTCGAAGATCAGGTTGCGTCCGATGAATGGTCCTTTGTGGTTCATTTGGACGATCTTGTCTTCGGCTTTGCGGGCGCCGCCACCGTCCCAGATGACGGGGCCGCCTTTGATGGTGAGGGCGTCTTCTCCGACGTCTTCGAAGTAGACGTTCTTGAGCAGGTTGTCGCCGACGCAGTAGATCCCATCGGCGCCGGGTTTGCCGATGATGAGGTTGCTGACCGAAGCCCCGCGCAGCAAGGCAAGCACAGGGCGCTGGCCCTCGCGTTGGCTGCCGTCGCCGAGCCCTTTGGCGATCAGTCGTGCGCCTTCGAAGTCGCGGTGTTCGCCTTTGCCAATGATGATCGGCTTGGTGACGATGATGTCGCGGGTGGGTTTGGGGATGCTCAGTTTGACCGGATGTTCGCGCTTGGTGGACATCCGTGGGCCATCGTGTTCGTCGGCGGCCTCAATGGCCAGCGATCCGGAGATCAGAGTGAGCAATGCGGCGAGACTGAGATGGCGGAGGTTGATGGATGGGATGCGCAAGATTTTGGTCTGGTCTGAATTGGTAAAGTGAAACCTTTGGAATACGCACCATAACACAGATATGGCGCGTCGCGACCAGTCACCCGCCGTCCGGCAAATCGCTGAGGATCAATCCAGCATCTCTTCAGGGGAGACTGGCGAACCAACCGAATTTGTCGTCGTGGTTGATCTTTTGGTGTCACCACGGCATGTTCCCTCCAGC from Sulfuriroseicoccus oceanibius includes:
- a CDS encoding nitroreductase family protein; translated protein: MADTVPLQFSRLSDDEMRSRASEFSDHLRQRRTVRDFSADPIPDGVLDACLLAAGSAPNGANLQPWHFAVVRSPDVKRRIREAAEEEEREFYGGRAPQEWLDTLAHLGTNAEKPFLETAPALIAVFQQSKTTDEQGRESKTYYPKESVGLATGFLIAALHQAGLATLTHTPSPMNFLNEILKRPATEKPFLLLVVGYPAENCRVPDIKKKPLDEIRSVH
- a CDS encoding pectate lyase codes for the protein MPPSPKQFSKLTARRTALAVVAGAAAVYALAHISSTGGGFSNHTGDAPPPAALHVPEATRDVVVTDTIFINRGRHVDFQGIRLIPMDLGDGSQREDQRPVIELASGASVSNVIIAAPGADGIHCYGDNTLENVVFEDVGEDAVTVKGPRVTWQHGGARNAEDKVVQMNHQGPFIGRNLVLEDFGRGVRGNGMRRYQRTPFEIELHNVRATNGTSLVKLTSKGSRAKLRNVVTWGVTHVARVSNGASVDHEATIKY
- a CDS encoding pectate lyase; this translates as MRIPSINLRHLSLAALLTLISGSLAIEAADEHDGPRMSTKREHPVKLSIPKPTRDIIVTKPIIIGKGEHRDFEGARLIAKGLGDGSQREGQRPVLALLRGASVSNLIIGKPGADGIYCVGDNLLKNVYFEDVGEDALTIKGGPVIWDGGGARKAEDKIVQMNHKGPFIGRNLIFEDFGRAVRGNGAKKHRNTPFKIELYHVRAVNGGSLVKITSKGSRAKLDDVVTWDVRNLVSKSNGAKSDQGEVYKY